In Halorussus limi, a genomic segment contains:
- a CDS encoding PLP-dependent cysteine synthase family protein — MTDHETPLDSVLETVGETPLVRVQASPDEAPVYAKVESFNPGASVKDRIGKYMVERMLERGELEPGGTVIEPTAGNTGIGFAVAAGQLDVNAVFVVPERFSVEKQQLMDALGAEVINTPTEDGMGGAIDRAHQLAGEMENAVVPQQFSNPLNVEAHYETTGPEIFDALDGEVGAVVAGCGTAGTLMGIAEYALEQDPDIHVTAVEPEGSLYSETQGEDVEEADYKIEGIGTHDLDTNELFDPKLVDEVLQVSDRHAHDELKRLAAEEGQLVASSSGAASAAARHVAERIRDGELDAPHDSVVTVFADSSERYLSKGIYRSFEEWEG, encoded by the coding sequence ATGACGGACCACGAGACGCCGCTCGATTCGGTGCTGGAGACGGTCGGCGAGACGCCGCTCGTCCGGGTGCAGGCGTCGCCCGACGAGGCGCCGGTGTACGCCAAGGTCGAGTCGTTCAACCCCGGCGCGAGCGTCAAGGACCGCATCGGCAAGTACATGGTCGAACGGATGCTGGAGCGGGGCGAACTCGAACCCGGCGGGACCGTCATCGAACCGACCGCCGGGAACACCGGCATCGGGTTCGCCGTCGCGGCGGGCCAGTTGGACGTGAACGCGGTCTTCGTCGTTCCCGAGCGGTTCAGCGTCGAGAAACAGCAGTTGATGGACGCGCTCGGCGCGGAGGTCATCAACACCCCGACCGAGGACGGGATGGGCGGCGCTATCGACCGCGCCCACCAACTCGCCGGCGAGATGGAGAACGCCGTCGTGCCACAGCAGTTCTCGAACCCGCTCAACGTCGAGGCCCACTACGAGACCACCGGGCCGGAAATCTTCGATGCGCTCGACGGCGAGGTCGGCGCGGTCGTCGCCGGATGCGGCACCGCGGGCACGCTGATGGGCATCGCGGAGTACGCGCTGGAGCAGGACCCCGACATCCACGTCACGGCGGTCGAACCCGAGGGGTCGCTCTACTCGGAGACGCAGGGCGAGGACGTGGAGGAAGCCGACTACAAAATCGAGGGCATCGGCACGCACGACCTCGACACGAACGAACTGTTCGACCCGAAACTCGTGGACGAGGTGTTGCAGGTCTCGGACCGCCACGCCCACGACGAACTGAAGCGTCTCGCCGCCGAGGAGGGCCAACTCGTCGCGTCGAGTTCCGGCGCGGCCAGCGCGGCGGCCCGCCACGTCGCCGAGCGCATCCGCGACGGCGAACTCGACGCGCCCCACGACTCGGTCGTGACCGTCTTCGCCGACTCCAGCGAGCGCTACCTGTCGAAGGGCATCTACCGCTCGTTCGAGGAGTGGGAGGGGTAG
- a CDS encoding DUF5798 family protein, which yields MGFGSTAKKVQKLADTAEKLYSRLNDLREQVAEMREKLDSTSERVERLERENAEQRALLEALAEERGIDVDDVEAAPVESDDGTEAEA from the coding sequence ATGGGATTCGGAAGCACGGCCAAGAAGGTCCAGAAACTCGCCGACACCGCCGAGAAACTGTACAGCAGGCTCAACGACCTCCGCGAGCAGGTCGCCGAGATGCGCGAGAAACTGGACTCGACCAGCGAGCGCGTCGAGCGACTGGAGCGCGAGAACGCCGAACAGCGCGCACTGCTGGAGGCGCTGGCCGAGGAGCGAGGCATCGACGTGGACGACGTCGAGGCCGCTCCCGTCGAATCGGACGACGGCACGGAGGCCGAGGCGTAG
- a CDS encoding DUF7548 family protein: MSQERLSETPAPTVGVVAALAVLAAIVAPYFLIDATAAGVYYSEPTFVPVHLVVGLFATVAVVVFAAGRNGRTDAPTAAGVTVVLGGFMALLVLWWAVSVGDLVGSLTANATFDYHRWLLLATSVAVAASAGWFAREVL, encoded by the coding sequence ATGTCGCAGGAACGGTTGTCCGAGACGCCAGCGCCGACGGTCGGCGTCGTCGCCGCGCTCGCGGTTCTGGCCGCCATCGTCGCACCGTACTTCCTCATCGACGCCACCGCGGCCGGGGTCTACTACAGCGAACCGACGTTCGTGCCGGTTCACCTCGTCGTCGGCCTGTTCGCCACCGTCGCCGTCGTGGTGTTCGCGGCCGGGCGCAACGGCCGGACCGACGCGCCGACCGCGGCGGGCGTGACCGTCGTCCTCGGCGGGTTCATGGCTCTGCTCGTCCTCTGGTGGGCCGTCTCGGTCGGCGACCTCGTCGGCAGTCTCACCGCCAACGCGACCTTCGACTACCACCGATGGCTCCTCCTCGCGACGTCGGTCGCGGTCGCGGCCAGCGCCGGATGGTTCGCTCGCGAAGTGCTGTAG
- a CDS encoding DUF5658 family protein — protein sequence MSENDAGTETPRTPASSPRRRTAARDDGLGDLADEPAARERWMLRDDEFLLDEDREYVLRDEGRSWWSYVSPAVFGAVLTVMVGDVITTGIGLAMGLDEANPVAAAVIAEAGLGGLVLLKTMAAMVLLLLPGVTSDARQTFRAGSAVYLLVGLLVVAGNAWAILAAA from the coding sequence GTGTCCGAGAACGACGCCGGTACCGAGACACCTCGAACGCCCGCATCGTCCCCGCGACGCCGGACCGCCGCGCGAGACGACGGACTCGGCGACCTCGCCGACGAACCCGCCGCCCGCGAGCGGTGGATGCTCCGGGACGACGAGTTCCTGCTCGACGAGGACCGCGAGTACGTCCTCCGCGACGAGGGCCGGTCGTGGTGGAGTTACGTCTCGCCGGCCGTCTTCGGCGCGGTCCTCACGGTCATGGTCGGCGACGTGATTACGACCGGTATCGGTCTGGCGATGGGACTCGACGAGGCGAACCCGGTCGCCGCCGCGGTCATCGCGGAGGCGGGTCTGGGCGGTCTCGTCCTGCTGAAGACCATGGCGGCTATGGTCCTCCTGTTGTTGCCCGGCGTCACCAGCGACGCTCGCCAGACCTTCCGGGCCGGGAGTGCGGTCTACCTCCTCGTAGGCCTGCTGGTCGTCGCGGGCAACGCGTGGGCTATCCTCGCCGCCGCGTGA
- a CDS encoding mechanosensitive ion channel family protein: protein MVEALPFLERLLGDTGYALAVTQALYFVVSFVAIYVIGRLTVIPLAGRFLDRRDLDNHAKKPLVKLTKFAVVFVAVTVAFGFADYGNFLTALATIAAAATLAIGFAMQDVIANFVAGVFIYTDKPFKIGDWVEWDGGNYSGVVEDIGLRVTRVRTFDNELLTVPNSQLTDGVIKNPVEGDRLRLKFLFGIGYDDDIDRATEIIVSEAEAHPDIMDDPAPSVRLTELGDSSVGLQSRIWISDPSRGDYVKTRGEYVTGVKERFDAEGIDIPYPNRTLEGGLELTNVETTVEATGDD, encoded by the coding sequence ATGGTCGAGGCGCTACCGTTCTTGGAGCGTCTCCTCGGCGACACGGGCTACGCGCTGGCCGTCACCCAGGCGCTCTACTTCGTCGTCTCGTTCGTCGCCATCTACGTCATCGGCCGTCTGACCGTGATTCCGCTCGCCGGGCGGTTCCTCGACCGGCGCGACCTCGACAACCACGCCAAGAAACCGCTGGTCAAACTCACGAAGTTCGCCGTCGTGTTCGTCGCGGTCACGGTGGCGTTCGGGTTCGCCGACTACGGAAACTTCCTGACCGCGCTGGCGACCATCGCGGCCGCGGCGACCCTCGCCATCGGGTTCGCCATGCAGGACGTCATCGCCAACTTCGTCGCCGGCGTGTTCATCTACACCGACAAGCCGTTCAAAATCGGCGACTGGGTCGAGTGGGACGGCGGGAACTACTCCGGCGTCGTGGAGGACATCGGTCTGCGCGTGACCAGAGTGCGCACCTTCGACAACGAACTGCTGACGGTGCCAAACTCTCAACTGACCGACGGCGTCATCAAGAACCCCGTCGAGGGCGACCGACTCCGCCTGAAGTTCCTGTTCGGCATCGGTTACGACGACGACATCGACCGCGCGACCGAGATTATCGTGTCGGAGGCCGAGGCCCACCCCGACATCATGGACGACCCCGCGCCCTCGGTCCGACTCACGGAACTCGGGGACTCGTCGGTTGGCCTCCAGTCGCGCATCTGGATTTCCGACCCCTCCCGGGGCGACTACGTGAAGACCCGCGGCGAGTACGTGACCGGCGTGAAAGAGCGATTCGACGCGGAGGGAATCGACATCCCGTACCCGAACCGGACGCTGGAAGGCGGACTCGAACTGACGAACGTCGAGACGACGGTCGAAGCGACCGGCGACGACTGA
- a CDS encoding YhbY family RNA-binding protein, with the protein MTDEDLRKQAHDLDVTVWVGKSGIDAVTDELADQLADRELVKVKFLRAARGGTTTDELAEELAERVDADLVETRGNTAVLH; encoded by the coding sequence ATGACCGACGAAGACCTCCGAAAGCAGGCCCACGACCTCGACGTGACCGTCTGGGTCGGCAAGTCCGGAATCGACGCGGTGACCGACGAACTCGCCGACCAACTCGCCGACCGCGAACTCGTGAAGGTCAAGTTCCTCCGGGCGGCCCGCGGCGGCACCACGACCGACGAACTCGCCGAGGAACTCGCCGAGCGAGTCGACGCCGACCTCGTCGAGACGCGAGGGAACACCGCGGTGCTGCACTGA
- a CDS encoding bile acid:sodium symporter family protein, with the protein MRVTRLVDDYLFGWVLLAVALGVAVPELAAIVRFSTPILAVMVGSVSLTLSASRFLSVDRSALARILLGHAAMPVVAFGVARALGLSPGLTAGFVLLGAVTPELVTPTMTALADGDTALASTALVIIGVGSTLFTPLAVAALLGAGLEIDGWRIAESLAVAVVAPMAVAVGARTRWTDRVGRYDEYYTTVSAVMVVVIIGGVTAANADLIRGETGLLLSVGVGALAVNLAGYALGWVGTLSADGPVRVASTLSVGMRDFAVAAALVTAAGFPASASLPAVLFGIVEMATSAFLARRFAE; encoded by the coding sequence ATGAGGGTGACGCGTCTCGTGGACGACTATCTGTTCGGGTGGGTGCTGCTGGCGGTCGCGCTCGGGGTGGCGGTTCCCGAACTCGCCGCCATCGTCCGATTCTCGACCCCGATTCTCGCGGTCATGGTCGGCAGCGTCTCGCTGACGCTCTCGGCGTCGAGGTTCCTGTCGGTGGACCGGTCGGCACTCGCCCGCATCCTCCTCGGCCACGCTGCCATGCCGGTGGTCGCGTTCGGCGTCGCCCGCGCCCTCGGTCTCTCGCCCGGTCTGACCGCGGGGTTCGTCCTGCTCGGCGCGGTCACGCCCGAACTGGTGACGCCGACGATGACCGCGCTGGCGGACGGCGACACCGCGCTCGCCTCGACCGCGCTGGTAATCATCGGCGTCGGAAGCACGCTGTTCACGCCGCTGGCGGTCGCGGCGCTGCTCGGCGCGGGCCTCGAAATCGACGGCTGGCGCATCGCCGAGAGTCTGGCGGTCGCGGTCGTCGCTCCCATGGCAGTCGCGGTCGGTGCGCGGACGCGATGGACCGACCGCGTCGGCCGGTACGACGAGTACTACACGACCGTCTCGGCGGTCATGGTGGTCGTCATCATCGGCGGCGTCACCGCGGCGAACGCCGACCTGATTCGGGGCGAGACGGGTCTACTCCTCTCGGTCGGGGTCGGCGCGCTCGCGGTCAACCTCGCGGGCTACGCGCTCGGATGGGTCGGCACGCTGTCGGCGGACGGTCCGGTTCGCGTCGCCAGCACCCTCTCGGTCGGGATGCGGGACTTCGCGGTCGCGGCGGCGCTCGTGACCGCCGCGGGGTTCCCCGCGAGCGCGTCGCTCCCGGCCGTGCTGTTCGGTATCGTGGAGATGGCGACCAGCGCGTTTCTCGCCCGGCGGTTCGCCGAGTAG
- a CDS encoding orc1/cdc6 family replication initiation protein: MLLDFDEQQSLIRNRSLLNPNEVVEEERIVGRDEQLTQVTKMLRVAIGDNRPPNLFLYGPSGTGKSLIINAVCENIGRLCDSRGIRFGVIEMNCQDIGTLGSAVYELAMKVADEAGVPLEVPQHGVSTKEKWRELYRLVNENYDTVVFVLDELDMLVGRRDKDQPAFSRLLYQLSRAGSSNDITAQVSIAAITNDTKMLESVGSRALSSFTPEDVHFDDYDANQLRAILRHREDAFRDDVLQDDVIPLAAAFAAQNHGDARKAIDLMRVAGDLAEREGADRVAEQHVRKAQDKVERNRVLEVTRGISTQKKLCLYATAAVANEAGNSSARSTTGYRVYCFLTDALDADQYHQETYVNKMKELTTYSIVESERKSHGPSSGMFIEFTFNEQPATIMETLGEDSRLGDLSSDEVTAVVRAQLSTGG, translated from the coding sequence ATGCTGCTGGACTTCGACGAACAGCAGTCGCTCATCCGGAATCGGTCGCTGCTCAATCCGAACGAGGTGGTAGAGGAGGAACGCATCGTCGGCCGCGACGAGCAGTTGACGCAGGTGACGAAGATGCTCCGGGTCGCAATCGGCGACAACCGGCCGCCGAACCTCTTTCTCTACGGGCCGTCGGGCACGGGGAAGTCGCTCATCATCAATGCGGTGTGCGAGAACATCGGCCGCCTCTGCGATAGCCGGGGGATTCGGTTCGGCGTCATCGAGATGAACTGCCAAGACATCGGTACGCTCGGGTCGGCCGTCTACGAACTCGCGATGAAGGTCGCCGACGAAGCGGGCGTTCCGCTGGAAGTGCCACAGCACGGCGTCTCGACCAAGGAGAAGTGGCGGGAACTCTACCGACTGGTCAACGAGAACTACGACACGGTCGTGTTCGTCCTCGACGAACTCGACATGCTCGTCGGGCGGCGCGACAAGGACCAACCCGCGTTCTCGCGACTCCTCTACCAGCTCTCGCGGGCCGGGTCGAGCAACGACATCACCGCGCAGGTCTCCATCGCGGCCATCACGAACGACACGAAGATGCTCGAATCGGTCGGGAGTCGGGCGCTGAGTTCGTTCACGCCCGAGGACGTCCACTTCGACGACTACGACGCCAACCAACTCCGCGCGATTCTCCGCCATCGCGAAGACGCCTTCCGAGACGACGTGTTGCAGGACGACGTGATTCCGCTCGCGGCCGCGTTCGCCGCCCAGAACCACGGCGACGCCCGCAAAGCCATCGACCTGATGCGCGTGGCGGGCGACCTCGCGGAACGCGAGGGCGCCGACCGGGTCGCCGAACAGCACGTCCGGAAAGCCCAAGACAAGGTCGAGCGCAACCGCGTCCTCGAAGTGACGCGGGGCATCAGCACCCAGAAGAAGCTCTGTCTCTACGCGACCGCCGCCGTGGCGAACGAGGCCGGGAACAGTTCCGCCCGGAGTACGACGGGGTATCGGGTCTACTGCTTCCTCACCGACGCGCTCGACGCCGACCAGTACCACCAAGAGACCTACGTCAACAAGATGAAAGAGCTGACGACCTACTCTATCGTGGAGTCCGAGCGCAAGAGCCACGGGCCGTCCTCAGGGATGTTCATCGAGTTCACGTTTAACGAACAACCCGCGACCATCATGGAGACGCTCGGCGAGGACTCGCGTCTCGGCGACCTGTCGAGCGACGAGGTGACGGCGGTCGTCCGCGCGCAACTCTCGACGGGCGGATAG
- a CDS encoding ribonuclease P protein component 4 gives MTIAQERIERLASLAREAAAECHDDRARDYVRLARRLAERNRLSLPTEFKRFTCDACDVYLRPGKNARVRLQDGHVVVTCDCGEQARYPYE, from the coding sequence ATGACGATAGCTCAAGAGCGCATCGAGCGACTCGCTTCGCTCGCCCGCGAGGCCGCCGCGGAGTGTCACGACGACCGCGCCAGAGACTACGTTCGACTCGCGCGTCGGTTGGCCGAGCGCAACCGACTCTCGCTTCCCACGGAGTTCAAGCGCTTCACCTGCGACGCCTGCGACGTTTACCTTCGACCGGGAAAGAACGCCCGCGTCAGGCTACAGGACGGCCACGTCGTCGTCACCTGCGACTGCGGCGAGCAAGCCCGGTATCCCTACGAATGA
- a CDS encoding glycosyltransferase family 4 protein, which yields MRVSHYFEWEEYITGGHAQSVDNQRKILDRHGIEYTAEPTLDADLLHLNNMGPKSLYYAKRARRAGVPVLVHTHQTAEDFEESFAFSNALAKPMKPYLRYAYSLADHLVCPSEHNRRVVEAYADAPKTVISNGFDPAKVEGHDDESLRQKYLDRYDLDPPVVFNVGHVIKRKGLEAFVETAREMPDLDFVWFGYLNPAGGELDRFLKSRDTKRLVESAPDNCQFTGYVEDIEGAFAAGDVFFWPSKNENEGIALLEAMSCGKPLVIRDIPTYEWLEDGTHCLKASGAVTDFAANLDRLRDPDLREQLGANAAAKSREFELDAVGDDLVSLYRRLA from the coding sequence ATGCGAGTGAGCCACTACTTCGAGTGGGAGGAGTACATCACGGGCGGCCACGCCCAGTCGGTGGACAACCAGCGCAAGATACTGGACCGCCACGGCATCGAGTACACCGCCGAACCGACCCTCGACGCCGACCTGCTCCACCTCAACAACATGGGCCCGAAGTCGCTCTACTACGCCAAGCGCGCCCGGCGCGCTGGCGTCCCGGTCCTCGTCCACACTCACCAGACCGCCGAGGACTTCGAGGAGAGCTTCGCGTTCTCGAACGCCCTCGCCAAACCGATGAAGCCCTACCTCCGGTACGCCTACTCGCTGGCCGACCACCTCGTCTGTCCCTCCGAACACAACCGGCGGGTCGTCGAGGCGTACGCCGACGCGCCCAAGACCGTCATCAGCAACGGGTTCGACCCCGCGAAGGTCGAGGGCCACGACGACGAGTCGCTCCGGCAGAAATACCTCGACCGCTACGACCTCGACCCGCCGGTGGTCTTCAACGTCGGCCACGTCATCAAGCGCAAGGGACTGGAGGCATTCGTCGAGACCGCCCGCGAGATGCCCGACCTCGACTTCGTCTGGTTCGGCTACCTCAACCCCGCGGGCGGCGAACTCGACCGGTTCCTCAAGAGCAGGGACACCAAGCGACTCGTCGAGAGCGCGCCCGACAACTGCCAGTTCACGGGCTACGTCGAGGACATCGAAGGCGCGTTCGCGGCGGGCGACGTGTTCTTCTGGCCGAGCAAGAACGAGAACGAGGGCATCGCGCTGCTCGAAGCGATGTCCTGTGGTAAGCCGCTGGTCATCCGGGACATTCCGACCTACGAGTGGCTCGAAGATGGCACCCACTGCCTGAAAGCGAGCGGCGCGGTCACGGACTTCGCCGCGAACCTCGACCGCCTGCGCGACCCCGACCTGCGCGAGCAGTTGGGTGCCAACGCCGCCGCGAAGAGCCGCGAGTTCGAACTCGACGCCGTCGGCGACGACCTCGTGTCGCTGTACCGAAGATTGGCGTGA
- a CDS encoding glycosyltransferase family 4 protein, translated as MERVAAFTDTYLPTVNGVTYTIASWRERWERAGGRMDVVYPNADGHRPSDGEHPVGSLPLPFYDGFRLGTPKVPAAVRDAEVVHAHTPFNIGLGGLRLARKTDVPLVASYHTPTREYAAYVSPTDSVASLVGRVSEAYERWFYGRADAVLAPSSATRDHLTEEVGVDTDVEVVPNGIDTERFQPVETDDFLARHDLRDDRPLVGYTGRHGYEKRLSELVAAAADMDVTVVFGGDGPAREDLEAQASDLGADARFLGFLEREEMPAFYSALDAFAFPSPVETQGLVALEANACGTPVVGANAGALADTIDDGETGYHYESGNIDDFRAAIRRTLTDRDDLRERCLARRDEVSVEHAVEKLRDVYDRIR; from the coding sequence ATGGAACGGGTCGCCGCGTTCACCGACACCTACCTGCCGACCGTCAACGGCGTGACCTACACCATCGCGTCGTGGCGCGAGCGGTGGGAACGAGCGGGCGGCCGCATGGACGTGGTCTACCCCAACGCCGACGGTCACCGACCGAGCGACGGTGAGCATCCGGTCGGGAGCCTCCCGCTTCCCTTCTACGACGGCTTCCGACTCGGGACGCCGAAGGTGCCCGCGGCGGTCAGAGACGCCGAAGTCGTCCACGCTCACACGCCCTTCAACATCGGTCTCGGCGGTCTGCGACTCGCCCGGAAGACGGACGTGCCACTGGTGGCTTCGTACCACACTCCCACTCGCGAGTACGCCGCGTACGTCTCGCCGACCGACTCCGTCGCGTCGCTGGTCGGGCGGGTCTCCGAGGCCTACGAGCGGTGGTTCTACGGCCGGGCCGACGCGGTGCTGGCGCCCTCGTCGGCGACCCGCGACCATCTCACTGAGGAGGTCGGCGTGGACACGGACGTCGAGGTCGTACCGAACGGTATCGACACCGAACGGTTCCAACCCGTCGAGACCGACGACTTTCTCGCCCGCCACGACCTCCGGGACGACCGACCCCTCGTCGGCTACACCGGGCGACACGGCTACGAGAAGCGCCTCTCGGAACTGGTCGCGGCCGCCGCCGACATGGACGTGACGGTCGTCTTCGGCGGCGACGGCCCGGCCCGAGAGGACTTGGAGGCCCAAGCAAGCGACCTCGGCGCCGACGCCCGGTTCCTCGGCTTCCTCGAACGCGAGGAGATGCCCGCGTTCTACTCGGCGCTCGACGCCTTCGCGTTCCCGAGTCCGGTCGAGACGCAGGGACTGGTCGCGCTCGAAGCCAACGCCTGCGGGACGCCCGTCGTGGGCGCGAACGCGGGCGCGCTGGCCGACACCATCGACGACGGAGAGACCGGCTACCACTACGAGAGCGGAAACATCGACGACTTCCGGGCCGCGATTCGCCGGACGCTGACCGACCGCGACGACCTGCGCGAGCGGTGTCTGGCGCGCCGCGACGAGGTCAGCGTCGAACACGCCGTCGAGAAGTTGCGGGACGTGTACGACCGCATCCGGTAA
- a CDS encoding PAS domain-containing sensor histidine kinase, giving the protein MTISDATLGAGFDALPGQAAVLDRSGRILATNRAWREFGAASGVDRDHVGQNYLTVCDASNDEEAVRTGEAIRSLVEGEREAVSVEYPCHSPDRRRWFTMRAVTFVHDAESYVLVHHHEVTERKRAELELAAQNDRLETVTSVLSHDLRNPLNVALGRAELLDGEDAEILVRSLERMEAIVEDALVLAADDPVGDARTVELDACAESAWQQVETGDAALSVAESAAFSADSSLLAHVFENLFRNAVEHGATTVTVGAFEGGFYVEDDGPGVPSADRDAVFEANYSTTADGTGLGLAIVKQVVDAHGWSVRVTESVGDGDEGRPRKVQSDGGPETSASGPNRGARFEVSF; this is encoded by the coding sequence ATGACTATCTCAGATGCCACCCTCGGCGCGGGTTTCGACGCGCTTCCGGGCCAAGCCGCGGTGCTGGACCGGTCGGGTCGCATCCTCGCGACGAACCGGGCGTGGCGCGAGTTCGGGGCGGCGAGCGGCGTGGACCGCGACCACGTCGGGCAGAACTACCTGACCGTCTGTGACGCGAGCAACGACGAGGAGGCGGTCCGGACGGGCGAGGCGATTCGGTCGCTGGTCGAGGGCGAACGCGAAGCGGTCTCCGTCGAGTACCCCTGCCACTCGCCCGACCGGAGACGGTGGTTCACGATGCGGGCCGTCACGTTCGTCCACGACGCCGAGTCGTACGTGCTGGTCCACCACCACGAGGTCACCGAGCGCAAGCGCGCTGAATTGGAACTCGCGGCCCAGAACGACCGACTCGAAACGGTGACGAGCGTGCTGAGTCACGACCTCCGCAACCCGCTGAACGTGGCGCTCGGCCGTGCCGAACTCCTCGACGGCGAAGACGCCGAGATTCTGGTCCGGTCGCTCGAACGAATGGAGGCCATCGTGGAGGACGCGCTGGTGTTGGCGGCCGACGACCCCGTGGGCGACGCGCGGACGGTCGAACTGGACGCGTGCGCCGAGAGCGCGTGGCAGCAGGTCGAGACGGGAGACGCCGCGCTATCCGTCGCGGAGTCGGCCGCGTTCTCGGCCGATTCGAGTCTGCTGGCGCACGTCTTCGAGAACCTGTTCCGGAACGCGGTAGAACACGGTGCGACCACAGTGACGGTCGGTGCGTTCGAGGGCGGGTTCTACGTCGAGGACGACGGCCCCGGCGTCCCGTCGGCCGACCGCGACGCGGTCTTCGAGGCCAACTACTCGACCACCGCCGACGGGACAGGTCTCGGTCTCGCCATCGTGAAACAGGTCGTCGACGCTCACGGCTGGTCGGTCCGCGTAACCGAGAGCGTCGGCGACGGCGACGAGGGGCGCCCCCGAAAAGTTCAGTCGGACGGCGGCCCGGAGACGTCGGCGTCCGGGCCGAACCGCGGCGCGCGCTTCGAGGTGTCGTTTTAG
- a CDS encoding HD domain-containing protein: MSDTDAEESDDSRTYDPDAEHAFPDHRLNEVLAFVRDDPEIQTYLDAQNVNPVVRKGYNDHGRKHISIVRNRALGLYDLLKRGGVEFNGASEQGLDEADESVIVALAATIHDIGHVVHRDEHAYWSIPLAADLLDRILPQFDFYGTEEVVRVKGEVLHAILCHHTEEDPLTTEAGVVRVADALDMEKGRSRMPYEKGGRGIDTVSSQAIQRVSLMAGDAVPVLVEIEMLNAAGVYQVDNLLKAKLRDSGLENDIRIVAVNIRDGENNLVERVEL; encoded by the coding sequence ATGAGCGACACCGACGCCGAGGAGTCCGACGACAGTCGCACCTACGACCCCGACGCCGAACACGCCTTCCCCGACCACCGCCTCAACGAGGTGCTGGCGTTCGTCCGGGACGACCCCGAGATACAGACCTACCTCGACGCCCAGAACGTCAACCCGGTCGTCCGGAAGGGGTACAACGACCACGGGCGCAAGCACATCTCCATCGTCCGCAACCGCGCGCTCGGCCTGTACGACCTGCTCAAGCGGGGCGGCGTCGAGTTCAACGGCGCGTCCGAACAGGGTCTCGACGAGGCCGACGAGAGCGTCATCGTCGCGCTGGCGGCGACCATCCACGACATCGGTCACGTCGTCCACCGCGACGAACACGCCTACTGGTCGATTCCGCTCGCGGCCGATCTGCTCGACCGCATCCTCCCCCAGTTCGACTTCTACGGCACCGAGGAGGTCGTCCGGGTCAAGGGCGAGGTCCTCCACGCCATCCTCTGTCACCACACCGAGGAGGACCCGCTCACGACCGAGGCGGGCGTCGTCCGAGTCGCCGATGCCCTCGACATGGAGAAGGGTCGCTCGCGCATGCCCTACGAGAAGGGCGGCCGAGGCATCGACACCGTCTCCAGTCAGGCCATCCAGCGCGTCTCGCTGATGGCCGGCGACGCCGTGCCCGTTCTCGTCGAAATCGAGATGCTGAACGCCGCGGGCGTCTATCAGGTGGACAACCTGTTGAAGGCGAAACTCCGCGATTCGGGGCTGGAGAACGACATCCGCATCGTCGCGGTCAACATCCGCGACGGCGAGAACAATCTGGTCGAGCGGGTCGAACTCTAA
- a CDS encoding redoxin domain-containing protein codes for MVEVGDTAPDFTAPLANGDVEEFTLSENLDEAPIVLAFFPGAFTGVCTTEMATFEENLDDFEDATVYGVSVDAPFSLNEFRDQQDLSFGLVSDSNKEIIDDYDVEMDFDDMGYYGVAKRAVFVVDDDGEVAYEWVSDDPGVEPDYDEVVDAATEAAE; via the coding sequence ATGGTCGAAGTCGGAGACACCGCACCGGATTTCACCGCACCGCTCGCGAACGGCGACGTCGAGGAGTTCACCCTCTCGGAGAACCTCGACGAGGCACCCATCGTCCTCGCGTTCTTCCCCGGCGCGTTCACCGGGGTCTGCACCACCGAGATGGCCACGTTCGAGGAGAACCTCGACGACTTCGAGGACGCGACCGTCTACGGCGTCAGCGTGGACGCGCCGTTCTCGCTCAACGAGTTCCGCGACCAGCAGGACCTCAGTTTCGGTCTCGTCAGCGACTCGAACAAGGAGATAATCGACGACTACGACGTCGAGATGGACTTCGACGACATGGGCTACTACGGCGTCGCCAAGCGCGCGGTCTTCGTCGTGGACGACGACGGCGAAGTCGCGTACGAGTGGGTCAGCGACGACCCCGGCGTCGAACCCGACTACGACGAAGTCGTGGACGCCGCGACCGAAGCGGCCGAGTAA